One genomic region from Vanacampus margaritifer isolate UIUO_Vmar chromosome 2, RoL_Vmar_1.0, whole genome shotgun sequence encodes:
- the ndufab1b gene encoding NADH:ubiquinone oxidoreductase subunit AB1b yields MLGTCRLLSVMASRALHQCVRSLARPSLRLLSANLAVRAAPVPAAAALRPLSFAAASRRTRWLGKSSVSSGVLCRQYGDLPPLTLETIKERVMYVLKLYDKINPEKLQTSSHFMKDLGLDSLDQVEIIMAMEDEFGFEIPDVEAEKLMTPSEIVEYIADKKDVYE; encoded by the exons ATGCTGGGTACGTGCCGACTTCTCTCCGTCATGGCGTCCCGTGCCCTGCACCAGTGCGTCCGCTCTCTCGCCCGACCCTCGCTGCGGCTCCTGTCCGCCAACCTGGCAGTGAGAGCAGCTCCGGTCCCCGCGGCGGCCGCGCTCCGACCCCTCTCCTTCGCCGCGGCCAGCCGGAGGACGCGGTGGCTCGGCAAGAGCTCG GTCTCCTCAGGTGTGCTGTGCCGACAATACGGGGACCTGCCCCCCCTCACTCTAGAGACCATCAAAGAACGCGTCATGTATGTCCTCAAGCTGTATGACAAGATTAACCCCGAGAAG CTGCAGACATCCTCCCACTTCATGAAAGATTTGGGTCTGGACAGCCTGGACCAGGTTGAGATCATTATGGCCATGGAGGATGAATTTG GCTTTGAGATTCCCGATGTAGAAGCCGAGAAGTTGATGACTCCCTCGGAGATCGTAGAGTACATCGCAGACAAGAAGGATGTGTATGAATAA
- the dctn5 gene encoding dynactin subunit 5 — protein sequence MELSEILYNKAEYIETASGNKVSRQSVLCGSQNIVLNGKTIVMNDCIIRGDLANVRVGRHCVVKSRSVIRPPFKKFSKGVAFFPLHIGDHVFIEEDCVVNAAQIGSYVHIGKNCVIGRRCVLKDCCKILDNTVLPPETVVPPFTVFSGCPGLFSAELPECTQDLMIDVTKSYYQKFLPLSQI from the exons ATGGAGTTGTCTGAAATATTGTACAACAAAGCGGAGTATATTGAGACG GCTTCTGGCAACAAGGTTAGCAGGCAATCTGTGCTCTGTGGAAGTCAAAACATCGTACTTAATGGCAAA ACCATCGTCATGAATGACTGTATCATCAGGGGGGATCTGGCTAATGTCAGGGTGGGCAGACATTGTGTGGTCAAAAGCAGGAGTGTCATTCGTCCACCTTTCAAGAAGTTCAGCAAAGG AGTGGCCTTCTTCCCGCTGCACATCGGTGACCACGTGTTCATTGAGGAGGACTGCGTGGTGAACGCAGCCCAGATTGGATCCTACGTCCATATCGGCAAGAACTGCGTCATC GGTCGTCGCTGTGTGCTGAAAGACTGCTGCAAAATCTTAGACAACACTGTTCTTCCTCCGGAGACGGTGGTACCTCCTTTTACTGTCTTTTCAGGATGCCCAG GCTTGTTTTCGGCGGAGCTTCCAGAGTGCACGCAAGATCTGATGATTGATGTCACTAAGAGCTACTACCAGAAGTTTCTTCCCCTCAGCCAGATATAA